In a genomic window of Rhinolophus ferrumequinum isolate MPI-CBG mRhiFer1 chromosome 2, mRhiFer1_v1.p, whole genome shotgun sequence:
- the LOC117038018 gene encoding LOW QUALITY PROTEIN: 40S ribosomal protein SA-like (The sequence of the model RefSeq protein was modified relative to this genomic sequence to represent the inferred CDS: inserted 1 base in 1 codon), with protein MKVTVLAELPDYCLHQLQPYDEPLRLSSPVESSDDCTLSQYLTASAQETSFGTCKLSSGRIPLHFREQDLKSDSLVLIWLCHLLVLWKNISSNFLQHEPAHLCGANLDFSMGQYIHKRKSDAIYIINLEKSQADVSILSSRNIGSWAMXKFVAVTRATPITGHVSPGNFTNQIQAAFRGAAETVVTDPRANHQPLTEVSYVTPLTITLCKTDSSLHYVDTATPCSKKGAHSVGLRWTLARKFCSCAAPSPKNSWWNVTVLEVRSSRSSAIKVGFS; from the exons ATGAAGGTTACAGTGCTAGCTGAGCTCCCAGACTACTGCCTTCATCAACTGCAGCCATATGATGAGCCATTGCGGTTATCCAGTCCAGTCGAGTCTTCAGATGACTGTACCCTCAGTCAATATCTCACTGCAAGTGCACAAGAGACTTCATTTGGGACCTGCAAGCTGAGCTCAG GAAGAATTCCATTGCATTTTAGAGAACAAGATTTGAAGTCAGACTCCCTTGTTCTGATTTGGCTCTGCCACCTACTTGTCCTTTG GAAGAATATTTCCTCAAATTTCTTGCAACATGAACCCGCCCACCTATGTGGTGCCAACCTTGACTTCTCAATGGGACAGTACATCCACAAAAGGAAAAGTGATGCCATCTACATAATAAATTTGGAGAAAAGCCAGGCTGATGTCAGTATCCTATCCTCCAGGAATATTGGCTCATGGGCCA AGAAGTTTGTGGCTGTTACTAGAGCCACTCCTATAACTGGCCATGTCAGTCCAGGAAACTTCACCAACCAAATCCAGGCAGCCTTCCGGGGAGCtgctgagacag TGGTTACTGATCCCAGGGCTAATCACCAGCCTCTCACAGAGGTGTCTTATGTTACTCCACTTACCATCACTCTGTGTAAAACAGACTCTTCTCTACACTATGTGGACACTGCCACACCATGCAGCAAAAAGGGAGCTCACTCAGTGGGTCTGAGGTGGACGCTGGCCAGGAAGTTTTGCTCATGTGCAGCACCCTCTCCCAAGAACAGCTGGTGGaatgtcacagttctggaggtcagaagttcaagatcaagtgCCATCaaggttggtttctcctga